A region of the Dendrosporobacter quercicolus genome:
TGCGCCTGTGCGTACAGGTTACTAATTATGACGGCCAGTTCTTGACGCTCAAGGGCGGCGAGGTAATTCCAACCCATACCGTCATCTGGGCGGCCGGTGTTAAAGCCGCTTCAATTATGCATAAAATTGCCGTCGAAAAAGACCAAATTCAGCGGGCAATTGTTAACGAGTATCTGCAAATACCCGAGCACCCTGAGGTATTTGTTATCGGGGATTCCGCCCATTTTACGCTTAATGACCGGCCTCTGCCAATGGTTGCACCGGTAGCTATCCAGCAAGCCGAGGTTGCAGGAAAAAACATCATTAATGTGCTTAAAGGCAGGGAGTTGGTTAAGTATGTCTATAAAAATCTTGGCAATATGGCGACAATCGGCCGCAACGCCGCTGTCGTGCATATCGGTCGCTTGAAAATGAAAGGCTTTTTTGCCTGGCTCATGTGGTCGCTCGTTCATATTTTACGGCTGATTGATTTTCGTAACCGTTTTTTGGTATTTACCAAATGGGTATGGGACTATTTGTTCTATGATCGACTGGTCCGGATTATTACCCGCCAATAAATCAAAGATGAAGACTAGCTGTATTTTGCCATTCCCTTTTTCCCGGAAATACAAATACCTCCTGGCGTAGTTCTATCTTGCGCCAGGAGGCTTTTTGGTTCAATGTCGTTTTCTATGATTGCTTTTTCATCCACGGAAATTCTGCCGGCTAATTATTCACCGTCTAGAATTTGCTGATGAATTTTCAATATTTTCTGACCGTAAGTCTTGCCAGGAACAGCCCATTTACCATTTAAATCAGTCCAGGTAACTGCCCTGCCAAAATTATCCGACTTCTTAACCAGTTCGTAACGTGGGTCAACCACAGGCAGCTGCGGCGGCCGCTTGGTGCTATACGCCAGCAAATGCTGGATTTGGGCCCGGACCCCAATTTGAGCATTGGGAAACCAGGCTCCTCTGACCCCGCCGCCGGTTGTACCTAAGCCACAGTAATTGTTCTGTAAAGCTACAACATCGCCGCCATAGCGAAAGTTGCCGGTTTCATGCAATGCCTGGGCAAAGGCAACATCCGGCCTAACGCCTTCCCGGAGTGCTTCAGTATAAAAATGTTTGATCAATTGCTCTGGCGCTATTGTTAGGAAAGGGGACGGATTACGCTTCAGTAGATAGTTCAGGCATTGTTCCTGCGTGGCAAGCGGCGGTCCCATTATGCTAAGATCAATGGGGTCAGCAGTCTGCAGGAAATCCCGTCTGCCGCTATCCTGCGCAACTGTTGCCATAACCTTTGCCTCACCGGCAAAACATAGTAGCATGAGTGTAATAACGATCCGGATAAAAACAGTATTTTTCATTTTCTCCCCCTTAAACTGGCGTTTTATATACCACCTCAGGCTGAACTTGCCGGGCCGGTCTGCATTTCATTATAACAAATAGCCAATGAATTCTACAATGGAATCGGCCGTTGAATGCTTTGCAGGAAAAACAAATACTTATCCGGAATTTATAAATTATTTTATTTTAATGTTGACAGAACTGTTGTTGATCAATATTTATATCGCAACTAAAGCATTTTTTCGCAAATATGGTTATATATAATATAATAGCACTTAAGCAAACTACCTGAAGCTTGAGCTTGACTTAAGCAAGCCACACGTTTCAAGCCGGGCATTGTTGAGCGGATCAGGCATTGGGAACAATAATAAACTTGTCATTTGAGGTGGATTATGGAAAACAAGCATCAAATTGGTTTAATCGGGTTGGCGGTAATGGGAGAAAACCTGGCCTTAAACATTGCCGGCAAGGGTTATTCCGTGGCGGTCTACAACCGCACGCCAGACAAAACCAGGCAATTTGTCGCCAAAGCTCCGGGCTTGGCGTTGGCGGGGAAATTTTCATTGGCGGAATTGGTCTCCAGTCTGGAAAAACCCCGCAGGATTCTCTTAATGGTCAAAGCCGGCCAGGCAGTGGATGAGCTGATCGAAGCATTAACGCCGCTGCTGGAACAGGATGATATCCTTATTGACGGCGGGAACTCCTATTACCAGGACACCCGGCGCCGGGCCGGTGTCCTGTCGGCTGCAGGCATCCGGTATCTAGGGCTGGGCGTGTCAGGAGGCGAGGACGGAGCCTTAAACGGCCCCAGCTTAATGCCTGGAGGCAGCCGCGAGGCTTATGACGAATTAGCGCCGCTGCTCACGGCTATTGCTGCACAAATAGCTGATAAGCCCTGCTGCTCCTATGTCGGGCCGGACGGGGCGGGTCACTATGTTAAAATGATTCATAATGGCATTGAATATGGCGATATGCAGTTGATTGCTGAAGCCTACCATGTCATGCAGCAAGTTCTGAAAATTCCTCCGGCCGAGCAAAGTTCAATATTTAGTGCCTGGAACCAAAGTCATCTAAAATCCTATCTGATTGAAATTACGGCCGATATTCTCCAGCGCCAGGATAGCCAAACCAAGCTGCCGATGGTTGATGTAATTCTTGATTCGGCTGGTCAGAAGGGTACTGGTAAATGGACGATCCATAGCGCCCTGGAGCTAGGTATTCCAGTCCCAACAATCACAGCTGCCGTCTATGCCCGGTTTCTCTCAACCTTTAAAACTGAACGGCTGACTGCCGCTCAAACCCTAACAGGGCCTTCACTTATTCATGATCAGGATGTATCAGACCTTATCAACTCGGTTCGGGATGCGCTTTATGCTTCTAAGATTTGCTCGTATGCCCAGGGCTTTGCACTGCTTAAAGCCGCCAGCGCAAACTATCGCTGGAATTTAAAATTTGGTGATATCGCCTTACTTTGGCGGGGCGGCTGCATTATCCGAGCTCAGTTTTTAGACAAAATCCATGCCGCTTTTACGCATAATCCTCATTTAACCAACCTGATGCTCTACCCTTACTTTTCCAGTGAATTAGCCCGTGCTCAGCAAGGCTGGCGCAAAGTAGTCGGCGTCTGCAAACAACTGGGAGTTGCAATTCCGGCCTTCAGCGCTTCCCTTGATTATTACGATTCCTATCGCCAAAATACTTTGCCGGCAAACTTGCTGCAGGCCCAACGTGATTATTTTGGCGCCCATACCTATGAGCGTATTGACATCCCGGGTTTTTTTCACTCTGACTGGACGAATTTGCCCAAACTAATTAAATAGATGCTGGAGCCTAAGCAGCTGACTGAACGCTTAGGCTCTTTTTT
Encoded here:
- a CDS encoding glucosaminidase domain-containing protein — translated: MKNTVFIRIVITLMLLCFAGEAKVMATVAQDSGRRDFLQTADPIDLSIMGPPLATQEQCLNYLLKRNPSPFLTIAPEQLIKHFYTEALREGVRPDVAFAQALHETGNFRYGGDVVALQNNYCGLGTTGGGVRGAWFPNAQIGVRAQIQHLLAYSTKRPPQLPVVDPRYELVKKSDNFGRAVTWTDLNGKWAVPGKTYGQKILKIHQQILDGE
- the gnd gene encoding decarboxylating NADP(+)-dependent phosphogluconate dehydrogenase — encoded protein: MENKHQIGLIGLAVMGENLALNIAGKGYSVAVYNRTPDKTRQFVAKAPGLALAGKFSLAELVSSLEKPRRILLMVKAGQAVDELIEALTPLLEQDDILIDGGNSYYQDTRRRAGVLSAAGIRYLGLGVSGGEDGALNGPSLMPGGSREAYDELAPLLTAIAAQIADKPCCSYVGPDGAGHYVKMIHNGIEYGDMQLIAEAYHVMQQVLKIPPAEQSSIFSAWNQSHLKSYLIEITADILQRQDSQTKLPMVDVILDSAGQKGTGKWTIHSALELGIPVPTITAAVYARFLSTFKTERLTAAQTLTGPSLIHDQDVSDLINSVRDALYASKICSYAQGFALLKAASANYRWNLKFGDIALLWRGGCIIRAQFLDKIHAAFTHNPHLTNLMLYPYFSSELARAQQGWRKVVGVCKQLGVAIPAFSASLDYYDSYRQNTLPANLLQAQRDYFGAHTYERIDIPGFFHSDWTNLPKLIK